One genomic segment of Culturomica massiliensis includes these proteins:
- a CDS encoding M60 family metallopeptidase, with product MIRYLLGIILFISVFSFSACKDDETKAEPYLNVEETLLQLDEKTQQTTIDVNTNIDDWDVTSTDEKWCIAARLMTSGNRVQIYVSENKDTDLRKASVFIEGGSFKHEIKVEQLGSAPGILLTKDTLLVDAAGATRQITATANITYDVKLSDNGWITEAPRGRVTTMTYTFNMDENSRYEARFDTIVFRSTDAAAPQLEVKLPVMQKAKTSSPGEVEVEGDPHIIPTGGLANQYQPGQNIENTWDGKFAADGGAPYHSPWGAPYGDETVFPVVLEYFFDGGETLPEQIDYLIYYTRSGNGNFGEVEIWVSTEAQPEYTKYGDYDFQMKNSPSKVVFTDGLVRPKKIKFVVKTGAGGFASCDEMEFYAKKTGGALEDQLLTVFTDITCSQLKTGVTDAQIDALPGYFSEIALKMKRGEYETEFRVHDYPAYSVAEDWADRLLTKEYGILDNTTGIYANAGDEIIVLVGDTHGQEISLLSIADGDVSGDSYFLSEGVNKLAIRNAGLLYVMYHTDLSSPRALPIRVHIPMGSGRVNGYFDLEEHKTDAKYAELLTKSTYKYFTIKGRNIMMTFHTNRLRQYVPNSIIPTIEMWDNVIAWQLSLMGIENERGQLWNNRLFASSFEGEGYMWATNYRTGFHENTLYKILVPETMMEDKDNMWGPAHEIGHINQFAINWPGCSESSNNLFSNYVIFKFGKFCSRGTALSELNNYRVVQDQPFTLISGATHQGENTELHMRMNWQLFVYFHRVLGDEQFWPRLFKLLRQTPPVESNPGWSQLNFAEQACAAANLDLTDFFEMWGFFVPVDNVPYEQYGNWTLNVTPAMIAETKARIAAKRYRKPAHVIQYIEDRKQNDTGNVDEVGDVGYWTQFRDNQRITKNVTYKLSGTAIRITNGEEAVAFELRDAQDKLIWFSNFLNFEVSSSVLDKMDKIYAVQANGTRITVVTGN from the coding sequence ATGATACGATATTTATTAGGAATAATCCTGTTTATCTCCGTTTTTTCTTTTTCGGCTTGCAAGGACGATGAGACAAAAGCAGAGCCTTATTTGAACGTTGAAGAGACTTTGTTGCAGTTGGATGAAAAAACCCAACAAACAACAATTGATGTCAATACGAATATTGACGACTGGGACGTGACTTCTACCGATGAGAAATGGTGTATTGCTGCCAGGTTAATGACTTCCGGCAACCGGGTTCAGATTTATGTCAGTGAAAATAAAGATACCGATCTTCGTAAAGCTTCTGTTTTTATTGAAGGCGGCTCCTTTAAGCACGAAATAAAAGTAGAGCAATTGGGCTCAGCTCCGGGTATATTGCTAACAAAAGATACATTATTAGTAGATGCTGCGGGAGCAACGCGTCAGATTACCGCGACGGCGAATATTACTTATGACGTGAAACTGTCTGATAACGGTTGGATTACAGAGGCTCCCCGGGGAAGGGTAACCACAATGACCTATACGTTTAATATGGACGAAAATAGCCGTTATGAAGCCCGGTTCGATACGATTGTTTTCCGTTCGACCGATGCGGCGGCACCGCAACTGGAAGTGAAATTGCCGGTGATGCAGAAAGCCAAGACTTCTTCTCCCGGAGAAGTTGAAGTAGAGGGAGACCCCCATATCATACCGACGGGAGGATTGGCTAATCAATATCAACCCGGGCAAAATATCGAAAATACCTGGGACGGTAAATTTGCTGCCGACGGAGGTGCTCCGTACCATTCGCCCTGGGGTGCTCCCTATGGGGACGAAACGGTTTTTCCGGTTGTGTTGGAATACTTTTTCGATGGCGGGGAAACTTTACCCGAACAAATCGATTATTTGATTTATTATACCCGTTCCGGAAACGGTAATTTCGGGGAAGTGGAAATCTGGGTGTCGACAGAAGCACAACCGGAGTATACCAAATACGGAGATTACGATTTCCAGATGAAAAACAGTCCTTCAAAGGTTGTTTTCACAGATGGTTTGGTACGACCTAAGAAAATTAAATTTGTGGTGAAGACCGGTGCCGGCGGTTTTGCCAGTTGTGACGAAATGGAATTTTATGCGAAGAAGACGGGAGGAGCTTTGGAAGATCAGTTGCTGACGGTATTTACCGATATTACTTGTTCTCAATTGAAAACCGGAGTGACTGACGCTCAGATAGACGCATTACCCGGTTATTTTTCGGAAATTGCTTTGAAGATGAAAAGGGGAGAATATGAAACGGAATTCCGTGTTCATGATTATCCCGCTTATAGTGTTGCCGAAGATTGGGCGGACAGGCTTTTAACCAAAGAATACGGTATACTCGATAATACGACCGGTATTTATGCAAATGCCGGGGATGAGATTATCGTTCTGGTCGGAGATACCCATGGACAGGAAATTTCGTTGCTGAGTATTGCCGACGGTGATGTTTCAGGAGATAGCTATTTTCTGTCGGAAGGTGTCAATAAATTGGCTATTCGTAATGCCGGTTTGCTTTATGTGATGTATCATACGGACCTTTCTTCACCCAGGGCTTTACCGATACGTGTACATATTCCTATGGGAAGCGGCCGGGTGAACGGTTATTTTGACCTGGAAGAACATAAAACCGATGCCAAATATGCCGAACTATTGACTAAATCGACCTATAAGTATTTTACGATCAAAGGCCGTAATATTATGATGACGTTCCATACGAACCGGTTACGGCAATATGTGCCGAATTCCATTATTCCGACAATCGAGATGTGGGATAATGTCATTGCCTGGCAACTTAGTTTGATGGGCATTGAGAATGAACGGGGACAGCTTTGGAACAACCGCTTGTTTGCCAGTTCTTTTGAAGGTGAAGGGTATATGTGGGCGACAAATTATCGTACCGGATTTCATGAGAATACCCTGTATAAAATACTGGTGCCCGAAACAATGATGGAAGATAAGGACAATATGTGGGGGCCGGCGCACGAAATCGGGCATATCAACCAGTTCGCCATCAACTGGCCCGGATGTTCGGAATCTTCAAACAATTTGTTTTCGAATTATGTCATTTTCAAATTCGGTAAATTCTGTTCCCGGGGAACTGCCCTTTCCGAATTGAACAATTACCGGGTAGTGCAGGATCAACCTTTTACATTGATAAGCGGTGCGACACATCAGGGTGAAAACACCGAGCTTCATATGCGTATGAATTGGCAGTTGTTTGTTTATTTTCACCGGGTTTTGGGTGACGAACAATTTTGGCCCCGTCTTTTCAAATTGTTGCGCCAGACTCCTCCGGTTGAAAGCAATCCGGGTTGGTCACAATTGAATTTTGCCGAACAGGCGTGTGCAGCTGCCAATCTCGACCTGACGGACTTTTTTGAGATGTGGGGATTCTTTGTTCCTGTAGATAATGTTCCTTACGAACAATATGGGAACTGGACATTGAATGTGACTCCGGCAATGATTGCAGAGACCAAGGCCCGGATTGCCGCCAAAAGGTACCGTAAGCCGGCGCATGTCATTCAATATATCGAAGACCGTAAACAAAACGATACCGGTAATGTTGATGAGGTGGGGGATGTCGGTTATTGGACGCAATTCCGGGATAACCAGAGAATTACGAAAAACGTAACTTATAAATTATCGGGTACAGCCATTCGGATCACGAACGGAGAAGAAGCCGTGGCTTTCGAACTCCGGGATGCTCAAGACAAACTGATCTGGTTTTCTAATTTCCTGAATTTCGAAGTATCTTCTTCCGTCCTGGATAAAATGGATAAAATCTACGCAGTCCAGGCCAACGGTACGAGGATAACGGTGGTTACCGGAAACTGA